GGTCTGGCCCACGTCGAGCACGTACAGCCCGTCGGTCCGGACGCGGTGGATGAACCGCTCCATCTCGTCGGTCTTCTGCTGGGTGCCGATGTGGACGCCCGCGCCGAGGTAGTCCTCGACGGGGATGAGGAGGTCGGCCTCGTCGCCGGACATGACGTCCTCGTCGAACGCCGGGCCGTCATCCTCTTCGGCCTCGTCCGCGGCCGCCTCGTCGGCGTCGGTCGTGCCCTCGATCGATTCGTCTCTGACGTCGGTTGCGGGGTCTTCTGCGGGTTCCGCGCCGGCTTCGCCGGTCGGCTCCTCCTCGATGTCGCGTTCGGCCGCGTCGAGACCCTCTTCGTTGTTGCTCATGCGGTTTCCTCGGTTCTGATGAGTTCGTTCAGCTTGGCTGTGCGCTCGCCGCCGACCGCGCCCGTCTTGACGAACGGTGCGGCGGTCGCGACGGCGAGGTGTGCGATCGTGGTGTCCTCGGTCTCGCCCGATCGGTGCGAGATCACGGGTGCGAGCCCGTTCTCGACGGCGCGCTCGGTCGCGTCGAACGCGTCCGAGAGCGTCCCGATCTGATTCGGCTTCACGAGCAGCGCGTTCGCCGCGCCCGCCTCGATCCCACGATCGAGCCGCTCGACGTTCGTCACGAACAGATCGTCGCCACAGATCAGCGTCTCCGTTCCGACTTGGTCAGTCAGTTCGGCGAATCCCTCGAAATCCTCCTCGTCGAGCGGGTCCTCGACGTAGACGAGGTCGTACTCGTCGACGAGACCCGCGACGTACTCGATCTGTTCGTCGGGCGTCCGCTCGGTGTCGCCGTAGCGGTAGACCCCCTCGTCGGCGTCGTAGAGTTCGGTCGCCGCCACGTCGAGGCCGAACCCGATGTCGAAGCCGACCTCGTCGGCGACCTGCTTTGTGGCCTCCGCGACGATTTCGAACGCCTCGCTGTCGTCGATCGCGGGTGCCCACGCGCCCTCGTCCCCTTTCGCTGCGGGGACGTCACGCTCGGCGAGGATCTCGCCGACTGCGGCGTGGACCTGTGCGTTCGCGAACACCGCGTCCGCGACGCTGGGTGCGCCCACCGGTGCGGCGAGGAACTCCTGGATGTGGGTCGCCTCATTCGCGTGCTCGCCGCCGCCGATCACGTTGCCGAGCGGCGTCGGGAACTCGTTCCCGCGGAACGCCCCACCCAAATGCTGGTACAGCGGCGCACCGAGTGCGTCGGCCGCGGCGGTTGCAGTAGCCATCGAGATCGCGACTGCACTGTTTGCGCCGATCTCACCGAAGTCGTCGGTGCCGTCGGCTGCACGCAGCGCGGCGTCGACCGAGCGCTGATCGCCGGCGTACACCTGGCCCTCGATCCGCGGGACGGCGTGTTCGCGAGCGCTCGCGATCGCCTCGCTCGCGGGCAGCGATGTCGCCTCGTGCGCGCCGGTGCTCGCGCCGCTCGGTGCGGCCGCCCGACCGAACCCGCCCGATTCGGTGGTGACTTCGGCCTCCACGGTCGGATTCCCGCGCGAGTCGAGCACTCGTCGGAGCCGGACCTCGGTGATCAGCGTCACTGTTTCCCCCGATTGACGGTGAAGGGCAGCACGCCGGCGTCGTACTCTTCGGCCGCGATCAGGATCGGCTCTGTACTATCGGTCCCGACCAACACGGGCGCGCCGTACGCGATCTGGAGCGCCCGTGCGCCGATGATCCGTGCCTTCTCGTACCGATTGTAGCGCTGCGCCATCACTGATAGGGGGCCACGATGTCGACGAGGTCGGAGTGTGACACCAGCATTCGGCGACAGCAGTGCCGGTCCACGCCGAGGTCGTCGAGCACCTCGGCCGGGTCCTCGCCGTCCTCGACCCGAGCCTCGAACGGCTCCCAGTGCTCACCGACGACCTTCCCGCAGGTGAAACACCGCACGGGAACCATCATGGCCGTCGTCCTCCCGAAACTGGTGTCCCGATCATGTTAACGGTAGGACTTCTGGTAGCGCGCCCGTGCACCCGGGCCGCCCCATTTCTTCGATTCGGACTGGCGGACGTCGTTCACGAGCAGCGACCGATCGAACTCCATGTACGCGTCGCGGAGTTCGGCGTCGTTCGCGTGCTCGACGAGTCCGCGCGCGATCGCGGTCCGCACCGCGTCGGCCTGACCGACCGTGCCGCCGCCGCTCACGTCGACCGAAATATCGACGCTCTCGCGGCGCTCTTCGGCGATACGGAACGGCTCGACCATCTTCAGCCGCGCTAGTTCCGGTTCGATCAGTTCGACTGGTTTCGCGTTCACGCGGACGCGGCCCTCGCCTTCCGAGACGGTGGCCCGCGCGATCGCGGTCTTCTTCTTGCCTGAGGTGTTCGTTACCATGTGACGTTGGCTCCGAGGTTCTCGCTCACGTCGCCCAGTTGGACGAACTTGGTGTTCGACAGCCGATTCAGTGATGTTCCCTCCAGAACGTCCGCATCGTCCTCGAAGGGATCACCGACGTAGACACGAAGGCGCTCGAACGCCTCGCGCCCGCGCGGGCGCTTGTACGGGATCATCCCGCGGATCGAGCGCTTCATGATCCGGTCGGGGCGCTTCGGGTAGTACGGCCCGCTGTCCGAGCCGAGCTCGGCGCGGTCCTCGAAGACGCCCATCACGTCGTCGGTCCCGCCCGTGATGACTGCTTCTTCGGCGTTGACCACGGCGACGCGCTCGCCATCGAGGGCGCGTTCGGCGACCTGGCTCGCGACCCGCCCCAGGATGCAGTCCCGGGCGTCGACCACGATATCGGGGTCGAACTCCGCGGCGTTCATCGGATCACCCGGACGTCCGACCCCTCGGGGTTCTGCTCGATGCACTCTTCGAGTGCGAGCGACTCCCCGACCTGGTCGATCTTCGTTTCGGCCGTACCGGAGAAGTCGACTGCCGCCACGGTGACGGGCTTTTCGAGCACGCCGCTGCCCAGGACCTTGCCTGGCACGACGACGGTTTCCTCCTCCTTGGCGTAGCGTTCGATCCGACCGAGGTTGACCTCGGCGTGGGTGCGCCGGGGCTTCTCCAGACGGTCGGCGACCGCCCGCCAGACGGGACTGTCCGACTCGCGGGCCGTCGACTTCAGTTCAGTGATGAGACTCGTGAGCCTCGGATTGGTCTTGCTCATAACTTGTCTCCCAAAAGAGCATGCAGGGAGCAGGATTCGAACCTGCGAACTCCTACGAGACAGCGCCCTGAACGCTGCGCCGTTGACCTGACTTGGCTATCCCTGCACGCGAACTGCACTCGTTTCCGTCCCCACAAACCAGTTTCGATCGACGGCACGTCACTCAGGGGTCGCACGCGTGGCGTCCGCTCGTCGTGCCGACGCGTCCGCGCGATGGAGTCGTGCCGGTGCATGCCTACTGCCGTGACTCGGCGGCGGGCACGCGACCGTCCGTGGTTTGTGGGGCGATACATTACAACTGGACCGCTTCTTTGAGTTCGTTCGCGCGCGTTTCCAGCGAGTCGACTGCCGCCGTCACCAGCTCCTCGACGGTCAGCGAGCCATCGGTCTCGACGTGGAAGACGAACGCGTTCGGCACGTCCTCGACGCTGACCTCCTTGCCGGGATACCGGTTCGTGAGGTCGTTGTCGAACTCTTCGGTGAGGACGAGCTCGTCGTCCTCCTCGATGACGCCTCGCAGGATGTTCGGCTCCTCGTCGGCGAACTCCTCGCGGTCACCGACGACCTCCACCTTCTGAAGGTGGCGGTAGCCGACCGCCACGCCGCCCTGATGTTTGGCGTGGGTCTTCCCGGTGTCGAGCACGGCCTCGGCCTCGGCTTCGAGGCGCTGGTCCTCTTTGAGATCGATGATCGGGACGTTGTCCTCGGCGGGCTCGACGACCGAATCGCTACTGACGAGATCGCCCGAGTACGCTGTGTCGGGGCCCGAAACGTCGATCCCCAGCGTGACGCCCTCGCCCGACTCGAACTCGTTCGGCGGCGCGTTCAAGGGTATCATTCCGAGCCGATGGCCGATCTGCTCGTCGAACATCACCGACGAGTTCTCGACCACGCGCACGGTGTCGATCGACAGGGTGGGAACGTCGGCCACCATCGCCCGCCGGATGCCGTTGGCGAACGCTGGCGTGATCCCTCTGACGAGGAAGCGAGCGTCGCGGTCGTCGCGGTCGATGAACGCGACGTCGTACGCGGCGCTCACTGGTTAGAACCCGCTCGATTTGGGGGCACGCGTGCCGTCGTGCGGGATCGGCGTCACGTCCTCGATCCGGCCGATCTCCAGTCCGGCGCGCGCGAGCGCCCGGATGGTCGCCTGTGCGCCCGGTCCCGGACTCTGCTGGAGGTTCCCGCCGGGGCCGCGGACCTTGACGTGGACGCCCTCGATCCCCTGGGCGAGCACCTCTTCGGCGACGCCTTCGGCCATCTGCATCGCAGCATACGGCGACGCCTCGTCGCGGTTCTGCTTCACGGCGGTCCCGCCGCTCGATTTGGCGAGGGTCTCCGCCCCGGTCTGGTCGGTGATCGTGATGATCGTGTTGTTGAAGGAGGCGTGGACGTGTGCGACCGCCCACCGTTCCTCGTCTTCGGCGCTCATTCTTGTTCCTCCGCTCGTTCGGGATGCAGTTCGTCCGCGATCGGACTCGTCTCGTCGAATCCCACGAGATCCTCCTCGCTCACGTCGACTTTCCGCGAGGGCGTCGTTACCCGCGCGCCGTCGACGACGATGTGTCCATGAGAAACGAACTGACGGGCCTGCTGGACCGTGTTCGCGAGGCCTGTGCGGTAGACGATGGTCTGGAGCCGGCGTTCGAGCACGTCCGTGACTTCGAGGCTCAACACGTCGTCGAGCCCGTCGGTTTCGTCGAGAATGCCGAGCCGTCGGAGCCGCGCGAGGAACGGTTCGCCCTCGCGTTCGGCAGCGTCGACATCGCCCTGAGCGTCGCCGAGTAGTCGTCGCGCCTCGCGGCGGAACCCGCGAAGTTCGGACTGCGCTCTCCACAGCTCCTCTTTGTTCTTCAGGCCGTAGCGCCCGACGAGGTTCGACTCCTCAGAAATGCGCTCGCCCTGGTACGGATGATTCGGCGTCTCGTAGGCCTTGGTGTTGGATCCGAGTGCCATCTATTCGCCCTCCGCTTCCTCTTCCATCTCTTCCTGGATGGCTTCGACGTTCACGCCGATCGTCCCTTCCGAGCGGCCGGTGGACTTGGTGCGCTGGCCACGGACCTTCTGGCCGCGCTCGTGGCGGA
The genomic region above belongs to Halococcus salifodinae DSM 8989 and contains:
- the eno gene encoding phosphopyruvate hydratase, with the protein product MTLITEVRLRRVLDSRGNPTVEAEVTTESGGFGRAAAPSGASTGAHEATSLPASEAIASAREHAVPRIEGQVYAGDQRSVDAALRAADGTDDFGEIGANSAVAISMATATAAADALGAPLYQHLGGAFRGNEFPTPLGNVIGGGEHANEATHIQEFLAAPVGAPSVADAVFANAQVHAAVGEILAERDVPAAKGDEGAWAPAIDDSEAFEIVAEATKQVADEVGFDIGFGLDVAATELYDADEGVYRYGDTERTPDEQIEYVAGLVDEYDLVYVEDPLDEEDFEGFAELTDQVGTETLICGDDLFVTNVERLDRGIEAGAANALLVKPNQIGTLSDAFDATERAVENGLAPVISHRSGETEDTTIAHLAVATAAPFVKTGAVGGERTAKLNELIRTEETA
- a CDS encoding DNA-directed RNA polymerase subunit K, giving the protein MAQRYNRYEKARIIGARALQIAYGAPVLVGTDSTEPILIAAEEYDAGVLPFTVNRGKQ
- a CDS encoding DNA-directed RNA polymerase subunit N, with the protein product MMVPVRCFTCGKVVGEHWEPFEARVEDGEDPAEVLDDLGVDRHCCRRMLVSHSDLVDIVAPYQ
- a CDS encoding 30S ribosomal protein S9 translates to MVTNTSGKKKTAIARATVSEGEGRVRVNAKPVELIEPELARLKMVEPFRIAEERRESVDISVDVSGGGTVGQADAVRTAIARGLVEHANDAELRDAYMEFDRSLLVNDVRQSESKKWGGPGARARYQKSYR
- a CDS encoding 50S ribosomal protein L13 produces the protein MNAAEFDPDIVVDARDCILGRVASQVAERALDGERVAVVNAEEAVITGGTDDVMGVFEDRAELGSDSGPYYPKRPDRIMKRSIRGMIPYKRPRGREAFERLRVYVGDPFEDDADVLEGTSLNRLSNTKFVQLGDVSENLGANVTW
- a CDS encoding 50S ribosomal protein L18e, which produces MSKTNPRLTSLITELKSTARESDSPVWRAVADRLEKPRRTHAEVNLGRIERYAKEEETVVVPGKVLGSGVLEKPVTVAAVDFSGTAETKIDQVGESLALEECIEQNPEGSDVRVIR
- a CDS encoding DNA-directed RNA polymerase subunit D, with the translated sequence MSAAYDVAFIDRDDRDARFLVRGITPAFANGIRRAMVADVPTLSIDTVRVVENSSVMFDEQIGHRLGMIPLNAPPNEFESGEGVTLGIDVSGPDTAYSGDLVSSDSVVEPAEDNVPIIDLKEDQRLEAEAEAVLDTGKTHAKHQGGVAVGYRHLQKVEVVGDREEFADEEPNILRGVIEEDDELVLTEEFDNDLTNRYPGKEVSVEDVPNAFVFHVETDGSLTVEELVTAAVDSLETRANELKEAVQL
- a CDS encoding 30S ribosomal protein S11, whose translation is MSAEDEERWAVAHVHASFNNTIITITDQTGAETLAKSSGGTAVKQNRDEASPYAAMQMAEGVAEEVLAQGIEGVHVKVRGPGGNLQQSPGPGAQATIRALARAGLEIGRIEDVTPIPHDGTRAPKSSGF
- a CDS encoding 30S ribosomal protein S4 — protein: MALGSNTKAYETPNHPYQGERISEESNLVGRYGLKNKEELWRAQSELRGFRREARRLLGDAQGDVDAAEREGEPFLARLRRLGILDETDGLDDVLSLEVTDVLERRLQTIVYRTGLANTVQQARQFVSHGHIVVDGARVTTPSRKVDVSEEDLVGFDETSPIADELHPERAEEQE